The region CCGAGTGGCCCAGATGCGCGGCGATTTGGTCACGCGCGGCGCTCCACAGACCGTAGTAGTGATCGGTATCGATCGCCTCTTCGCCTTCGCGATAAGGAATGGAGAGACCGCCACCGGCTGAGATCGCCTCCAGATCCTGGCCGAAGTCGACAACCTGGCACACCATCGCACCGCACACCTGCTCCAGGTGGCCATAATCGACGCCAGAGCCAATGTGCATATGAATACCCACCAGCTTCAGGCCGTAGCGCTGTAATACCTCCAGCGCGGCAGGCATATCGGCATACCAGATCCCGTGCTTGCTGTTTTCACCGCCGGTATTGGTTTTTTGGCTGTGACCATGACCAAAGCCCGGGTTCACGCGCAGCCAGACGCGATGGCCGGGAGAAACCTGGCCGAGCTGCTCCAGCATATCCACAGAACCGGCATTCACCGGGATCTGCAGTTCGTGGACGCGCGCAAGCGTCGCATCGTCGATCACATCGGCGGTGAAGACGATCGCGTCGCTGTCGGCTTTTGGATCGTATCCGGCCGCCAGCGCGCGCTCGATTTCGCCAAGCGAGACGGAGTCGACCTTCACGCCCTGCTCACGCATCAGGCGCAGAATATGAATATTGGAGCAGGCCTTCTGGGCAAAACGCACCACGTCAAACTGATGCAGGGCAGCGATCTTCTCGCGAACGATCTGCGCGTCATAGACCCACACCGGACAGCCAAACTCGGCAGGCAGGCGCAGCAGGTTGTCGGCGTTCAAATCGGTATCGGTCTGGTTCAGCGGGCGTGGCATGGTCTTCTCCGGGTAAATGCGTTTTGATGATTACGCCACAGCGCGAAGAGAATAAAAAATATCGTTTTATCGCGAGTCTATGCAAAAATGATATGGACAGTAATCTGCTTTCAGGTGCCCTATGCCCGCCGTCAATTTACGCCACATCGAGATTTTTCACGCCGTGATGACTACCGGCAATCTCACCGAAGCCGCACAGATGCTGCATACCTCGCAGCCGACGGTGAGCCGCGAGCTGGCCCGCTTCGAGAAAGTGCTGGGGCTGAAGCTGTTCGAGCGTACCCGGGGCAGGCTTCACCCGACGGTGCAGGGGTTGCGCCTGTTCGAGGAAGTCCAGCGCTCCTGGTACGGACTGGACAGAATAGTGAGTGCTGCGGAAAGCCTGCGCGAGTTTCGCCAGGGCGAGCTGTCGATCGTCTGCCTGCCCGTCTTTTCGCAATCCTTTTTGCCGATGCTGCTGCAGCCCTTTCTGGCCCGGTACCCGGAGGTCAGCCTCACCATCGTGCCTCAGGAATCCCCCCTGCTTGAAGAGTGGCTTTCTGCCCAGCGTCATGATTTAGGCTTAACCGAAACTCTCTCCACGCCGGCGGGAACGGCGCGCACGGAGTTGATCTCGTTAGATGAAGTATGCGTTCTGCCCGCAGGGCATCGGCTTGCCGGTAAGGCGGTGCTCACACCGGAGGATTTCCACGGGGAAAACTACATTAGCCTTTCGCAGACAGACAGCTACAGACAGCTGCTGGATACGCTGTTTGCCGAGCATCAGGTCAAACGGCGAATGGTGGTGGAAACGCACAGCGCGGCTTCGATTTGCGCGATGGTGCGTGCAGGCGTCGGCGTCGCGGTGGTGAATCCGCTCACGGCGCTGGACTATGCCGGAAGCGGGATCGTCATCCGCCGCTTTAGCGTCTCCGTCCCGTTCACCGTGAGCCTGATCCGCCCGCTGCACCGTCCGGCTTCCGCGCTGGTGGACGCTTTCACCGAACACTTAACGGAGCACGCGCGCCAGGTGGCGCTTCGCTTACCTGACCTGCAAAACCCGTTATGACAGCATAAACGCCACGGCATCCGCGGCATGGATGGCGGTGGTATCGAATACCGGGACGGGGCTTCGCTCGACGGGCACCAGCAGGCCAATCTCGGTGCAGCCGAAGATCGCGCCTTCAGCCCCCTGCTGCGCGAGTTTATCGATGACGCTGACGTAATACGCGCGGGAAGATTCGGTGAAGGTACCGAGGCAGAGCTCGTCAAAGATAATCTGATTGATGTGCGCCCGATCTTCTTCATCCGGGATCAGGCTCTCGATCCCAAATTCACTGTTCAAACGTCCACGATAAAAATCCTGTTCCATGGTGTAGCGTGTCCCCAAAAGCGCTACGCGGCGCATCCCGGATGCCGCAATCGCACGCCCGGTTGCGT is a window of Enterobacter cloacae complex sp. ECNIH7 DNA encoding:
- a CDS encoding LysR family transcriptional regulator, which gives rise to MPAVNLRHIEIFHAVMTTGNLTEAAQMLHTSQPTVSRELARFEKVLGLKLFERTRGRLHPTVQGLRLFEEVQRSWYGLDRIVSAAESLREFRQGELSIVCLPVFSQSFLPMLLQPFLARYPEVSLTIVPQESPLLEEWLSAQRHDLGLTETLSTPAGTARTELISLDEVCVLPAGHRLAGKAVLTPEDFHGENYISLSQTDSYRQLLDTLFAEHQVKRRMVVETHSAASICAMVRAGVGVAVVNPLTALDYAGSGIVIRRFSVSVPFTVSLIRPLHRPASALVDAFTEHLTEHARQVALRLPDLQNPL
- the lysA gene encoding diaminopimelate decarboxylase; translated protein: MPRPLNQTDTDLNADNLLRLPAEFGCPVWVYDAQIVREKIAALHQFDVVRFAQKACSNIHILRLMREQGVKVDSVSLGEIERALAAGYDPKADSDAIVFTADVIDDATLARVHELQIPVNAGSVDMLEQLGQVSPGHRVWLRVNPGFGHGHSQKTNTGGENSKHGIWYADMPAALEVLQRYGLKLVGIHMHIGSGVDYGHLEQVCGAMVCQVVDFGQDLEAISAGGGLSIPYREGEEAIDTDHYYGLWSAARDQIAAHLGHSVKLEIEPGRFLVAEAGVLVSQVRSVKEMGSRHFVLIDAGFNDLMRPSMYGSYHHITALAADGRDLTQAPRVETVVAGPLCESGDVFTQQEGGKVETRALPEVKPGDYLVLHDTGAYGASMSSNYNSRPLLPEVLFDNGKARLIRRRQTIQELLALELI
- a CDS encoding aspartate/glutamate racemase, producing MKTIGLLGGMSWESTIPYYRLINEGVKQRLGGLHSASLLLHSVDFHEIEACQSSGEWDKAGEILAQAALGLERAGAEGIVLCTNTMHKVASHIEERCSLPFLHIADATGRAIAASGMRRVALLGTRYTMEQDFYRGRLNSEFGIESLIPDEEDRAHINQIIFDELCLGTFTESSRAYYVSVIDKLAQQGAEGAIFGCTEIGLLVPVERSPVPVFDTTAIHAADAVAFMLS